The following proteins are encoded in a genomic region of Pseudodesulfovibrio mercurii:
- a CDS encoding anaerobic ribonucleoside-triphosphate reductase activating protein gives MSEPKGAWNFVRGFENLSLCDWPGRTSCIIFLGGCNLRCPTCHNFQLAWDMHSLPVIDAQRVRAYLRDRAGWLDGVTISGGEPTTVPGVGELAFEIRKTGLPVKMDSNGMRPEVVAELLQEKLVDTFAVDVKGPFAKYPSLTGNAVSEIAARANLTRIFEMAEARPDAFYFRITQVPGLTRADIAVAQSYLPPRHELKIQKYVPPRRTPEHAKPNHEERRPAGNVVN, from the coding sequence ATGAGCGAGCCGAAAGGGGCCTGGAATTTTGTCCGCGGGTTCGAGAACCTGAGCCTGTGCGATTGGCCCGGAAGGACCTCCTGCATCATCTTCCTGGGCGGCTGCAACCTGCGCTGCCCCACCTGCCACAACTTCCAGCTCGCCTGGGACATGCACTCCCTGCCGGTCATCGACGCGCAGCGCGTCCGGGCCTACCTGCGCGACCGCGCGGGCTGGCTGGACGGCGTGACCATCTCCGGCGGCGAGCCCACCACGGTGCCCGGCGTGGGCGAACTGGCCTTCGAGATCCGGAAGACCGGGCTGCCCGTGAAGATGGACAGCAACGGCATGCGCCCGGAAGTGGTCGCCGAACTCCTCCAGGAAAAGCTCGTCGACACCTTTGCCGTGGACGTCAAGGGGCCCTTCGCCAAGTACCCGTCCCTGACCGGCAACGCCGTGTCCGAGATCGCGGCGAGGGCGAACCTGACCCGCATCTTCGAGATGGCCGAGGCCCGGCCCGACGCCTTCTATTTCCGCATCACGCAGGTGCCCGGCCTGACCCGGGCCGACATCGCCGTCGCCCAAAGCTATCTGCCCCCCCGCCATGAACTGAAAATCCAGAAATACGTGCCCCCAAGGAGGACGCCGGAGCATGCCAAGCCAAATCATGAAGAGAGACGGCCGGCTGGAAACGTGGTCAACTGA
- a CDS encoding ParA family protein, giving the protein MKVVSIFNNKGGVGKTTYMYHIAHLLEHEDKTVLLADLDSQCNLSAYLMPDSELEKSWKSDRGNSIWNAIEPMYERTGDFRKRQPSQVNSSYPNLYIIPGDILLSNFEDTLGDSWNSAKGGDAGALRVQTAIYRFIIWAAQRVNADVVMVDLGPNLGALNRTMLIASDYFIVPISPDLFSIRGTQNLGAKLETWRKEWQQCKDAYKGKTVPLPEGKPTFLGYVTQQHNVRNTKSGMTNGWNIFGQRVESAVKDNIIKRLDPIGQVHHWKNNNWNIGKIPNLHSLIPYSLEARKPVFDCRSKDGLTGSHITKAKNSKALFIPIVNKLLEVL; this is encoded by the coding sequence ATGAAGGTAGTATCGATATTCAACAATAAGGGCGGAGTAGGAAAAACAACATACATGTATCATATTGCGCACTTACTCGAACATGAAGATAAAACGGTCCTTCTTGCTGACCTAGATAGCCAGTGCAATCTTTCAGCATACCTGATGCCCGATTCAGAATTGGAGAAAAGTTGGAAATCCGACCGAGGAAACAGTATATGGAATGCCATTGAACCTATGTATGAACGAACGGGCGACTTCAGAAAACGTCAACCTTCCCAGGTGAATTCATCTTACCCAAATTTGTATATTATTCCTGGGGACATTCTTCTCAGTAATTTCGAAGACACACTGGGCGACTCGTGGAATAGTGCAAAAGGTGGCGATGCTGGCGCACTACGAGTTCAAACTGCGATATACAGATTTATCATTTGGGCGGCACAACGAGTGAATGCCGACGTTGTAATGGTAGATCTTGGGCCAAATCTCGGCGCGTTAAACCGAACAATGCTTATCGCTAGCGACTACTTTATTGTCCCAATATCTCCTGACTTATTTTCAATTCGAGGAACTCAAAACCTCGGTGCAAAACTTGAAACATGGAGAAAGGAATGGCAGCAATGCAAGGATGCGTACAAGGGAAAAACAGTCCCCCTTCCTGAGGGCAAGCCAACTTTTTTAGGGTATGTAACTCAGCAACATAATGTACGGAATACTAAATCTGGAATGACTAACGGATGGAATATTTTTGGGCAACGGGTAGAAAGCGCAGTAAAGGATAATATTATCAAACGCCTTGATCCGATAGGACAAGTCCATCATTGGAAAAATAATAATTGGAACATTGGAAAGATTCCCAACTTGCACAGTTTGATTCCGTATTCGCTTGAAGCACGTAAGCCGGTTTTTGACTGCCGTTCCAAAGATGGACTTACTGGCTCACACATAACTAAAGCAAAAAATTCAAAAGCTCTTTTTATTCCCATCGTCAATAAACTTCTTGAAGTGTTATAG
- a CDS encoding mechanosensitive ion channel family protein — translation MNLDLSLTLPVTLIDSDPILDLATKTGLLIAGGLIAFFLARALLVRGARAFAHRTNNSFDDFLLKAGFFSRAALLAPALVFFWGLEFFSGLKGVLDHLIYAYLAVAVVLILAKLLDALSGLYRTFEVSNRRPIKGYVQLVKLFIYMLGGVSVVAIMLGESPWGLLSGIGAMTAVLMLVFRDTLLSLVAGIQMSANDLLHAGDWIEMPAMNADGTVIDIALNTVKVQNWDMTVTAIPTFKFLDTPFKNWESMTQSGGRRMKRAIMIDQSSIRFADPALKERLMKVQHLAPFMIMRQKEIDAANAASGADPSSPLNGRRMTNIGLFRYYAREYLRAHPKIRQDMTLLVRQLQPHADDGLPLEIYCFTSDTAWELHEDIVSGIMDHFLAALPEFDLRAYQRNALVDTRSAD, via the coding sequence GTGAACCTCGACCTGTCCCTCACCCTGCCCGTCACCCTCATCGACTCGGACCCGATCCTGGACCTCGCGACCAAGACCGGCCTCCTGATCGCGGGCGGCCTGATCGCCTTCTTCCTGGCGCGGGCGCTGCTGGTGCGCGGGGCCAGGGCCTTCGCCCACCGGACCAACAACAGCTTCGACGACTTCCTGCTCAAGGCCGGGTTCTTCTCGAGGGCCGCGCTCCTGGCCCCGGCCCTGGTCTTCTTCTGGGGGCTGGAATTCTTCTCCGGGCTCAAAGGGGTCCTGGACCACCTGATCTACGCCTACCTGGCCGTGGCCGTGGTCCTGATCCTGGCCAAACTCCTGGACGCCCTGTCCGGACTGTACCGGACCTTCGAGGTCTCCAACCGCCGCCCCATCAAGGGGTACGTGCAGCTCGTCAAGCTGTTCATCTACATGCTCGGCGGGGTCTCGGTGGTGGCCATCATGCTCGGCGAGTCGCCCTGGGGCCTGCTCTCGGGCATCGGCGCCATGACCGCGGTGCTCATGCTGGTCTTCCGCGACACCCTGCTCTCCCTGGTGGCGGGCATCCAGATGTCGGCCAACGACCTGCTCCACGCCGGGGACTGGATCGAGATGCCCGCCATGAACGCGGACGGCACGGTCATCGACATCGCCCTGAACACGGTCAAGGTCCAGAACTGGGACATGACCGTCACGGCCATCCCGACCTTCAAGTTCCTGGACACCCCGTTCAAGAACTGGGAGAGCATGACGCAAAGCGGCGGCCGCCGGATGAAGCGGGCCATCATGATCGACCAGTCGTCCATCCGCTTCGCCGACCCCGCCCTCAAGGAGCGGTTGATGAAGGTCCAGCACCTGGCCCCGTTCATGATCATGCGCCAGAAGGAGATCGACGCCGCCAACGCCGCGTCCGGGGCCGATCCGTCCTCGCCGCTCAACGGGCGGCGCATGACCAACATCGGCCTGTTCCGCTACTACGCCCGGGAATACCTGCGCGCCCACCCCAAGATCCGCCAGGATATGACCCTGCTCGTGCGCCAGCTCCAGCCCCACGCCGACGACGGCCTGCCGCTCGAGATCTACTGCTTCACCAGCGACACGGCCTGGGAGCTGCACGAGGACATCGTCTCCGGCATCATGGACCACTTCCTGGCCGCCCTGCCCGAGTTCGACCTGCGCGCCTACCAGCGCAACGCCCTGGTGGACACGCGCTCCGCCGACTAG
- a CDS encoding ribonucleoside triphosphate reductase: MPSQIMKRDGRLETWSTDRIAQAIFKALSASGIKDPLLARRLARKVEKKLDGMDIPEQEHVQNMVEQVLMEGRQYDIAKKYILYREKRRQLRSQKAAYLDIKDVIDTYLDQADWRVNENANMTHSFQGLMLHLSGTVQARYALEKYPEEIRLAHEHGYFHIHDLSFGLAGYCAGWSLRDLLLEGFNLEGRASAGPARHFDTALGQMNNFLGTLQNEWAGAQAFNNVDTYLAPFIREDGLPYDQVRQCMQKFVFNLNTTSRWGGQSPFTNLSFDLVAPKHIAKEPVIIGGKYDDELTYGDFQEEMDMINRAYIEVMLEGDHCDRIFSFPIPTYNVTEDFPWESEIGEKLMKLTAKYGVPYFQNFISSDLNPEDVRSMCCRLQMDLRELRNKTGGLFGAGDLTGSIGVVTLNLPKLAYLSQSEDDFLDMVEEYAELAKDSLEYKRKIINNNLEAGMFPWSRRYLKNGYKGHFSTIGLLGGHEACLNLIGKGIQTEGGVRLMRRTLNHLRRITARFQEETGNLYNLEATPAEGTSYRLAKIDKALYADIKTQGNGTPYYTNSTQLPVGISEDVLYALEHQNQLQPLYTGGTVFHTFLGEAVTDPKSLKNFILKAFSKTKIPYISITPTFSICKEHGYILGEHFECPTCGQEAEVYTRIVGYYRPVSRWNKGKQAEYTDRVVFSDCLCN; the protein is encoded by the coding sequence ATGCCAAGCCAAATCATGAAGAGAGACGGCCGGCTGGAAACGTGGTCAACTGACCGCATCGCACAGGCCATTTTCAAGGCGCTCAGCGCCAGCGGGATCAAGGACCCGCTCCTGGCCCGGCGGCTGGCCCGTAAGGTCGAGAAGAAGCTCGACGGCATGGACATCCCGGAGCAGGAGCACGTCCAGAACATGGTCGAGCAGGTGCTCATGGAGGGTCGGCAGTACGACATCGCCAAGAAGTACATCCTGTACCGCGAGAAGCGCCGCCAGCTCCGCTCCCAGAAGGCGGCCTACCTGGACATCAAGGACGTCATCGACACCTACCTTGACCAGGCCGACTGGCGCGTCAACGAGAACGCCAACATGACCCACTCCTTCCAGGGGCTCATGCTGCACCTGTCCGGCACGGTCCAGGCCCGCTACGCCCTGGAGAAGTACCCCGAGGAGATCCGCCTGGCCCACGAGCACGGCTATTTCCACATCCACGACCTGTCCTTCGGCCTGGCCGGGTACTGCGCGGGCTGGTCCCTGCGCGACCTGCTCCTGGAGGGCTTCAACCTGGAGGGCCGCGCCTCGGCCGGACCGGCCAGGCACTTCGACACGGCGCTCGGCCAGATGAACAATTTTCTCGGCACGCTGCAGAACGAATGGGCGGGCGCCCAGGCCTTCAACAACGTGGACACCTACCTGGCCCCGTTCATCCGCGAGGACGGGCTGCCCTACGACCAGGTGCGCCAGTGCATGCAGAAATTCGTCTTCAACCTCAACACCACCTCGCGCTGGGGCGGCCAGTCGCCGTTCACCAACCTGTCCTTCGACCTGGTGGCCCCCAAGCACATCGCCAAGGAACCGGTCATCATCGGCGGCAAATACGACGACGAGCTGACCTACGGCGACTTCCAGGAAGAGATGGACATGATCAACCGGGCGTACATCGAGGTCATGCTCGAGGGCGACCACTGCGACCGCATCTTCTCCTTCCCCATCCCGACCTACAACGTCACCGAGGACTTCCCCTGGGAATCCGAGATCGGCGAGAAGCTCATGAAGCTGACCGCCAAGTACGGCGTGCCCTACTTCCAGAACTTCATCAGCTCGGACCTGAACCCCGAGGACGTGCGCTCCATGTGCTGCCGGCTCCAGATGGACCTGCGCGAACTGCGCAACAAGACCGGCGGCCTGTTCGGCGCGGGCGACCTGACCGGCTCCATCGGCGTGGTCACCCTGAACCTACCCAAGCTGGCCTACCTGTCCCAATCCGAAGACGACTTCCTGGACATGGTCGAGGAATACGCCGAGCTGGCCAAGGACTCCCTGGAATACAAGCGCAAGATCATTAACAACAACCTCGAAGCGGGCATGTTCCCCTGGTCCCGCCGCTACCTCAAGAACGGCTACAAGGGCCACTTCTCGACCATCGGCCTGCTCGGCGGCCACGAGGCCTGCCTGAACCTCATCGGCAAGGGCATCCAGACCGAGGGCGGCGTGCGCCTCATGCGCCGCACCCTGAACCACCTGCGCCGCATCACCGCCCGCTTCCAGGAGGAGACCGGCAACCTCTACAACCTCGAGGCCACGCCCGCCGAAGGCACCAGCTACCGGCTGGCCAAGATCGACAAGGCCCTCTACGCCGACATCAAGACCCAGGGCAACGGCACCCCCTACTACACCAACTCCACGCAACTGCCCGTGGGCATCTCCGAGGACGTGCTCTACGCCCTGGAGCACCAGAACCAGCTCCAGCCGCTGTACACCGGCGGCACGGTCTTCCACACCTTCCTGGGCGAGGCCGTGACCGATCCCAAGTCCCTGAAGAACTTCATCCTCAAGGCGTTCTCCAAGACCAAGATTCCGTACATCTCCATCACGCCCACCTTCTCCATCTGCAAGGAGCACGGCTACATCCTGGGCGAACACTTCGAATGCCCCACCTGCGGCCAGGAGGCCGAGGTCTACACCCGCATCGTGGGCTACTACCGGCCCGTGTCCCGCTGGAACAAGGGCAAACAGGCGGAATACACCGACCGCGTGGTCTTCAGCGACTGCCTGTGCAACTAA
- a CDS encoding DUF6765 family protein, which translates to MQKDMHFYGTYAVARIAGFAPEEARIVATADQFVDDATLAAPVSLNGRAYLLPVVSSHGMFELAKNSNTIDQWQVWLPFHFLPGNQGNDGERRLICLWGEPDNHVAEAVLNLALGERRKAHGLHFLGLVGHVLQDTYAHYGFCGMASDRNRIDQRTLTVRNKGSFEAWAEGVCRTFEGRFTGSVAEETRLGHASVATFPDLPYLKWGFRYKTAPELYPGYDLEERDNPGSFYLACTRLHALFRAYRNGLPSMEQSDGHASFSRQTSGALRSLLGRIEPELAARCGLWRERIADGSLFPALPEDRDVAYDDAPWRFAVMENNAGATLTHAYLFNRAARRYLDAVLTEVLPGADLLVV; encoded by the coding sequence GTGCAGAAGGACATGCATTTTTACGGTACGTATGCGGTGGCCCGCATCGCGGGCTTTGCGCCGGAGGAGGCGCGGATCGTGGCCACGGCCGACCAGTTCGTGGACGACGCGACCCTGGCCGCGCCGGTCTCCCTGAACGGGCGGGCGTATCTCCTGCCCGTGGTCTCGTCCCACGGCATGTTCGAGCTGGCCAAGAATTCCAACACCATTGACCAGTGGCAGGTCTGGCTGCCGTTCCATTTCCTGCCAGGCAATCAGGGCAACGACGGGGAGCGGCGGCTCATCTGCCTGTGGGGCGAGCCGGACAATCACGTGGCCGAGGCGGTCCTGAACCTGGCCTTGGGCGAGCGCCGAAAGGCTCACGGCCTGCACTTTCTCGGCCTGGTCGGCCACGTGCTTCAGGACACCTATGCCCATTACGGGTTCTGCGGCATGGCGTCGGACCGCAACCGCATCGACCAGCGGACCCTGACGGTCCGGAACAAGGGGTCCTTCGAGGCCTGGGCCGAGGGGGTGTGCCGGACCTTCGAGGGGCGGTTCACCGGTTCCGTGGCCGAGGAGACCCGGCTGGGGCACGCCTCGGTGGCCACCTTCCCGGACCTGCCGTACCTGAAGTGGGGATTCCGGTACAAGACCGCCCCGGAGCTCTATCCGGGCTACGACCTGGAGGAACGGGACAATCCGGGGTCCTTTTACCTCGCCTGCACCCGGCTGCACGCCCTGTTCCGGGCCTACCGCAACGGCTTGCCGTCGATGGAGCAGAGCGACGGGCACGCCTCCTTCTCCCGGCAGACCTCGGGCGCCCTGCGTTCACTCCTGGGCCGGATCGAGCCCGAGCTGGCGGCGCGCTGCGGCCTGTGGCGGGAGCGCATCGCGGACGGCTCGCTCTTCCCGGCCCTGCCCGAGGACCGGGACGTGGCCTACGACGACGCGCCGTGGCGGTTCGCAGTCATGGAGAACAATGCGGGGGCGACCCTGACCCACGCCTACCTCTTCAACCGGGCGGCGCGGCGTTATCTGGACGCGGTCCTGACCGAGGTGCTGCCGGGTGCGGACCTGCTCGTGGTCTAG